AACGAATTGGTGGCGCCGACGATGAAGCCGGTGACGATCGGCGCGGCCGCGCCCATCAGGTTATTCGCGAAGTTCATGATGCCGCCGATGGTGCCGGCGCCGCCTTTTGGCGCGATCAGCGACGGCAGCGACCAGCCGACCGGCGCCGCCGACGCCAGGCCGCCGAGCGCAATCGAAATCCAGAAGATGGCCCAGGCCGGGTCGGTGGTCTGGGTGGCGCCGAACACGGCCAGGCCGAATAGCATGCCAGTCACCAGCACGCCCTTGCGCACCTTCGACTCGTCCCAGCCGCGCTTGATCAGGTGGTCGATCAGCCAGCCGCCGACGAACAGGTCGGTCAAGGTGGCGAAGGCCCAGGGAATGGCGGCGTAGCCGGCCGACTTCAGGATACTCATGTGCATGGTCTGGACCAGGTAGCCGGGCAGCCAGGTCAGGAACAGGTAGAAGGTGTAGCCGTAGGCGGCGAAGCCGATGGTCAGGCCCCATACCTTGGACTTGGTCAGCAGGTAGCCCAGCATGTTCATCGCGCCCGCTTCCGACTTGCCTTCTGGCGCGCCGCCGTTTTGCTGGATGTAGTTCAGCTCTTCCTTCGACAGCTTTTCGTGGGCGCTCGGGTCGCGGTACAGAAAGTAGAACGCGATGAAGTAGCTGAAGCTCAGGAACGCGGTCAGGCCGAAACC
This window of the Massilia sp. R2A-15 genome carries:
- a CDS encoding MFS transporter; amino-acid sequence: MAIPSNTAAGKRRWGIGALLGIGVLINYIDRIGLSVAAPQIKDMFQLTPVELGLLFSAFAWSYSLLQIPVGMVIDRFGPTKVGRWGAFLWGVASVITAFSSGFAGIFFARILLGVAEAPAFPVSSKATGYWFPRHERGLATAIFDAAAKFSNVIGVPLVAITIVTFGWRWGFGLTAFLSFSYFIAFYFLYRDPSAHEKLSKEELNYIQQNGGAPEGKSEAGAMNMLGYLLTKSKVWGLTIGFAAYGYTFYLFLTWLPGYLVQTMHMSILKSAGYAAIPWAFATLTDLFVGGWLIDHLIKRGWDESKVRKGVLVTGMLFGLAVFGATQTTDPAWAIFWISIALGGLASAAPVGWSLPSLIAPKGGAGTIGGIMNFANNLMGAAAPIVTGFIVGATNSFANAFMVAGVILVIGIVSFVFVLGRIEPIPDPHPAGAPVPAV